One Panicum virgatum strain AP13 chromosome 9K, P.virgatum_v5, whole genome shotgun sequence genomic region harbors:
- the LOC120647836 gene encoding putative cyclin-dependent kinase F-2, producing the protein MAAVIRKRPAPPGGLCCHAAAAVGRKKKRPRFQFGSIYNYEKLEVLGEGTYGVVVKARDKRTGDTVAIKWIRPVVAAARGGGGGAPDLHAVFREAGCLSASACRGHPSVVQMREVAADEVTGHVFIVMEFVGPSLESRLTRRFSEGETRAIMRQLLRGAEALHGAGTVHRDIKPDNILVGPGGALKICDLGMAAPARPAGEPYPEETVGALWYRAPELLMGFRSYGPAIDLWALGCVMAEVLTGEPLFGSAETADDMYSKVLELCGMDAPELQASLRELSEAGHEVLRGLLSFEAEKRLTAAEALSHRWFDEEDAPLSTLCSQPDRRGLINFF; encoded by the coding sequence ATGGCGGCGGTGATCCGCAagcgcccggcgccgccgggcgGGCTGTGCTGTcacgcggcggccgccgtcggCCGGAAGAAGAAGCGGCCGCGGTTCCAGTTCGGGAGCATCTACAACTACGAGAAGCTCGAGGTGCTCGGGGAGGGCACCTACGGCGTCGTGGTGAAGGCGCGGGACAAGCGCACGGGCGACACGGTGGCCATCAAGTGGATCCGCCCCGTCGTCGCGGCcgcccgcggcggtggcgggggcgcgcCCGACCTCCACGCGGTCTTCCGCGAGGCCGGCTgcctctccgcctccgcgtGCCGGGGCCACCCCTCGGTCGTGCAGATGAGGGaggtcgccgccgacgaggtCACCGGGCACGTCTTCATCGTCATGGAGTTCGTGGGCCCCAGCCTCGAGAGCCGCCTCACGCGGCGCTTCTCCGAGGGCGAGACCCGCGCGATCATGCGCCAGCTCCTGCGCGGCGCCGAGGCGCTGCACGGCGCGGGCACCGTCCACCGGGACATCAAGCCGGACAACATCCTcgtcggccccggcggcgcgctGAAGATCTGCGACCTCGGGATGGCAGCGCCGGCGAGGCCCGCGGGCGAGCCGTACCCGGAGGAGACCGTGGGCGCGCTGTGGTACCGCGCGCCGGAGCTGCTGATGGGTTTCCGGAGCTACGGCCCCGCCATCGACTTGTGGGCGCTGGGGTGCGTCATGGCCGAAGTGCTGACCGGTGAGCCGCTGTTCGGGAGCGCCGAGACGGCGGACGACATGTACTCCAAGGTGCTGGAGCTGTGCGGGATGGACGCGCCGGAGCTTCAGGCGAGCCTGCGGGAGCTGTCGGAGGCCGGCCACGAGGTCTTGCGTGGCCTGCTGAGCTTCGAGGCCGAGAAGAGGCTCACCGCGGCGGAGGCGCTCAGCCACCGGTGGTTCGACGAGGAGGACGCGCCCCTGTCCACACTTTGTTCTCAGCCGGATCGCCGTGGTTTGATCAATTTCTTCTAG
- the LOC120647837 gene encoding putative cyclin-dependent kinase F-2 codes for MARNRDGQGRASATQRQRTRQQKYPAGRLHPPLRLKDQTFPWIQSKKKMGRAAGIDRVIRPRLRYQFDMLCKKFRRLPRPPTPRAIATARTLRPLSVPSGLSALGLKPPLPLMAAAAGERPAPLVTSSCSPAAAAAAAGMKRAGYEFGSIYNYEKLEALGEGTYGVVFKARDQRTGETVAVKWIRPGDGGAPDLPAVYREAGCLEACRGHPSIVQMKEVAADEINGDVFIVMEFVGPSLQSRLTRAFSGAETRAAMRQLLRGAEKLHGAGTVHRDIKPDNILVGPGGALKICDLGMAVPAGPAGEPYPEETVAALWYRAPELLSGGRNYGPAVDMWALGCVMTELLVGEPLFRDAETEDDVLHRARDLEYAMESTDLAFEGLPELSEAGREVLRGLLCLAPEKRLTAAEALGHRWFDEEDAPLSPALCSQPDQCGSLINFI; via the coding sequence ATGGCGCGAAACCGTGATGGCCAAGGAAGAGCGAGCGCGACCCAGCGGCAGCGGACGCGGCAACAGAAATACCCAGCGGGCAGGCTCCATCCTCCCCTCCGCCTGAAAGATCAGACGTTCCCCTGGATCCAATCCAAGAAGAAGATGGGACGCGCTGCTGGCATTGATCGAGTGATCCGGCCCCGACTACGATACCAGTTCGATATGCTGTGTAAAAAGTTCCGGAGACTCCCCCGTCCCCCGACGCCGCGCGCCATTGCCACTGCAAGAACTCTCCGCCCACTCTCGGTTCCCTCGGGCCTCAGCGCGCTCGGATTGAAGCCGCCGCTCCcgctcatggcggcggcggccggcgagcgcccGGCGCCCCTGGTAACCAGCTCCTgctctcccgcggcggcggcggcggcggccggcatgaAGCGGGCAGGATACGAGTTCGGGAGCATCTACAACTACGAGAAGCTCGAGGCGCTCGGGGAGGGCACCTACGGCGTCGTGTTCAAGGCCCGGGACCAGCGCACGGGCGAGACGGTGGCCGTCAAGTGGATCcgccccggcgacggcggcgcgcctgaCCTCCCCGCGGTCTACCGCGAGGCGGGCTGCCTTGAGGCGTGCCGGGGCCACCCCTCGATCGTGCAGATGAAGGAGGTCGCCGCCGACGAGATCAACGGGGACGTGTTCATCGTCATGGAGTTCGTGGGGCCCAGCCTCCAGAGCCGCCTCACGCGGGCCTTCTCCGGCGCCGAGACCCGCGCGGCGATGCGCCAGCTCCTGCGCGGCGCCGAGAAGCTGCACGGCGCGGGCACGGTCCACCGCGACATCAAGCCGGACAACATCCTcgtcggccccggcggcgcgctGAAGATCTGCGACCTCGGGATGGCGGTGCCGGCGGGGCCCGCGGGCGAGCCGTACCCGGAGGAGACCGTGGCCGCGCTCTGGTACCGCGCGCCGGAGCTGCTGAGCGGGGGCCGGAACTACGGCCCCGCCGTCGACATGTGGGCGCTGGGGTGCGTGATGACGGAGCTGCTCGTCGGCGAGCCCCTGTTCAGGGACGCGGAGACGGAGGACGACGTCCTCCACAGGGCGCGCGACCTCGAGTACGCCATGGAGTCAACGGACCTGGCGTTCGAGGGCCTGCCGGAGCTGTCGGAGGCCGGGCGCGAGGTCCTGCGTGGCCTGCTGTGCCTCGCGCCAGAGAAGAGGCTCAccgcggcggaggcgctcgGCCACCGGTGGTTCGACGAGGAGGACGCGCCCCTGTCCCCTGCTCTTTGTTCTCAGCCGGATCAGTGTGGTTCTCTCATCAATTTCATCTAG
- the LOC120650816 gene encoding protein NRT1/ PTR FAMILY 5.2-like, with amino-acid sequence MAAERLEAAPAAGDEYTQDGTTDLHGNPVLRSKRGGWKACGFVVVYEVFERMAFYGISSNLVLYLTTKLHQGVVPSANNVTNWAGTIWMTPVIGAYVADAHLGRYRTFMAASVIYLCGMILLTLAVSLPALRPPKCGDGTADPKCTHEATSVQLGVFFLGLYILAVGTGGTKPNISTIGADQFDDSHPRERRHKLSFFNLWMFSIFFGTLFANTVLVYIQDNVGWSVGYALPTLGLAVSIAIFTAGTPFYRHKPTSESPFAKMARVIIAAARKCAVAAPVDPRDLHELDDAHYAKRKAARLPHTPNLAVLSKAAVKTTTTGGASPWSLSTVTQVEETKQMLKMLPVLATTFVPSAMLAQINTLFVKQGTTLDRRVGHHFEIPPASLHGFVTISMLVSVVLYDRAFMPLARRATGNPRGISLLQRMGVGLAIHIAIMGIASATERHRLAVAREHGVLDSRGPGATIPLTIFVLLPQFVLMGVADAFLEVAKIEFFYDQAPEGMKSLGTSYAMTSLGVGNFLSSALLSTVSRVTQRHGRAGWVLNNLNASRLDKYYAFFAVLNCANLLVFFVVCRLYVYNAEVSRVVDAGGNAAGEAEKNSNREVGLQPANVGAVESTM; translated from the exons atggcggcggagaggctggaggcggcgccggccgccggcgacgagtaCACGCAGGACGGCACGACCGACCTCCACGGCAACCCCGTGCTCCGGTCCAAGCGGGGAGGGTGGAAAGCCTGCGGCTTCGTTGTAG TGTACGAGGTGTTCGAGCGGATGGCGTTCTACGGCATCTCGTCGAACCTGGTGCTGTACCTGACGACGAAGCTGCACCAGGGCGTGGTGCCGTCGGCGAACAACGTCACCAACTGGGCGGGCACCATCTGGATGACGCCCGTCATCGGCGCCTACGTCGCTGACGCGCACCTCGGCCGCTACCGCACCTTCATGGCCGCCTCCGTCATCTACCTCTGC GGCATGATCCTGCTGACGCTGGCGGTGTCGCTGCCGGCGCTGCGGCCGCCCAAGTGCGGCGACGGCACGGCGGACCCCAAGTGCACGCACGAGGCGACGAGCGTGCAGCTGGGCGTCTTCTTCCTGGGCCTGTACATCCTGGCCGTGGGCACGGGCGGCACCAAGCCCAACATCTCCACCATCGGCGCCGACCAGTTCGACGACAGCCACccgcgggagcgccgccacaagctctcctTCTTCAACTTGTGGATGTTCAGCATCTTCTTCGGCACGCTCTTCGCCAACACGGTGCTCGTCTACATCCAGGACAACGTCGGCTGGTCCGTCGGGTACGCGCTCCCCACGCTGGGCCTCGCCGTCTCCATCGCCATATTCACCGCCGGCACGCCCTTCTACCGCCACAAGCCCACCTCCGAGAGCCCCTTCGCCAAGATGGCCAGGGTCATCATCGCGGCCGCCAGGAAGTGCGCCGTCGCGGCGCCCGTGGACCCGCGCGACCTGCacgagctcgacgacgcgcACTATGCCAAGCGCAAGGCCGCCCGGCTCCCGCACACGCCCAACCTGGCCGTGCTGAGCAAGGCGGCGgtgaagacgacgacgacgggcggcgcgtcgccgtggTCGCTGAGCACGGTGACGCAGGTGGAGGAGACGAAGCAGATGCTCAAGATGCTCCCGGTGCTGGCCACCACGTTCGTGCCCAGCGCGATGCTCGCGCAGATCAACACGCTGTTCGTGAAGCAGGGCACGACGCTGGACCGGCGCGTCGGCCACCACTTCGAGatcccgccggcgagcctccatGGGTTCGTGACCATCTCCATGCTGGTGTCCGTGGTGCTGTACGACCGCGCCTTCATGCCCCTGGCGCGGCGCGCGACGGGGAACCCGCGCGGCATCTCGCTGCTCCAGCGCATGGGCGTCGGGCTGGCCATCCACATCGCCATCATGGGCATCGCGTCGGCGACGGAGCGGCACCGGCTGGCGGTGGCGCGGGAGCACGGGGTGCTCGACAGCAGGGGCCCCGGCGCCACCATCCCGCTCACCATCTTCGTGCTGCTCCCGCAGTTCGTGCTCATGGGCGTGGCCGACGCGTTCCTGGAGGTGGCCAAGATCGAGTTCTTCTACGACCAGGCGCCCGAGGGCATGAAGAGCCTGGGCACGTCCTACGCCATGACCAGCCTCGGCGTCGGCAACTTCCTCAGCAGCGCGCTGCTGTCCACCGTGTCGCGCGTCACGCAGCGCCACGGCCGGGCCGGCTGGGTGCTCAACAACCTCAACGCGTCGCGGCTCGACAAGTACTACGCCTTCTTCGCCGTCCTCAACTGCGCCAACCTCCTCGTCTTCTTCGTCGTGTGCCGGCTCTACGTCTACAACGCCGAGGTCTCCCGCGTCGTCGACGCCGGCGGCAACGCCgccggggaggcggagaagaatTCGAACCGGGAGGTCGGGTTGCAGCCGGCAAACGTCGGCGCCGTGGAGTCCACCATGTAG